The genomic window CATGTACCCTTATGCGTCGATTCAATATATCCAAAGCACAAAAGTTTAGCTTTCCACTATTGCAGCATATTACCCTTTGTAGAATCTCCATTTTGCCTTGTAGTCCGGCTTCAAATCTAGGTCTAATGCCAAAGCCCGCACGAGTTCGTTAGGGATAGCACCATACGTAAGAATGGTATCGTGAAACTTCTTCTCGGTCATCCTGTTAGACGTGAGCACCTCTCTTCTCAgctcgacgagctgcagaGCACCAATCATGTACGCAATCTGATAAAGAGGGCCGTAATCTCCGTTCAGCCACCGTCTCACTTCACCCTCGGCCGTAGACCGCTCGTGCCCGACCCAGTTGACCAGAATGTCGATACACTCTTGGGGCTCCATCTTGCCCAAATGGAAGTTCAGAGACAGAATGATGCGAGCGCAGCGGTGCATGCGCCAGAACATGGTGCCGATTCGGTCCTCTGGTGAGACGAAGAAATCGCCGCGCTGCCAGAGGACGAATTCCCAGTACATGGCCCATCCTTCTACGAAGAAGGGGGTCTGGAACAGTAAGCGATGGCTTCGGTGCCGTTCGGCTTGATAGAGCTGCAGCCGGTGGCCGGGAATGAGCTCGTGAAACACAGTGGCTTTGGAAAAGTGTCTGTTGTTTCCACGCATGACCATCTGCTTGAGGTCGTACGGCATGTCGTTGGTGGGATATGCGATTTGGATCATGGATccgccgaggaagaagggcGAGACCTTTTGCTGCTCGGCTGGCATCATGATGGTGCGGTAGGTTTCTTCGGCCAAAGGCGGAACCGTGACGAGGTCATTGTCTCGGACAAAGTCGGCTCCCTGGCGGGCAAGTTGCATGACGAGTTGGGGCTGTTCACTCGGGGGCACGAATTTCGTCTTGACATGCTCGAGGGCTCTTTTCCAGTCGTCACCAAATCCGAGTTCCGTCGAGGCTAGTTTCATTTGCTGCTCGCACCACTTGAACTCCTGGTTGGCAATTTGTACCAGCTCTTCTGGTGCGTAGGCAATGACTTCTGCTTCAAGCTCATTGAGGAGTGCTTCACGTCCAATGGGTTGGCCGATGATATCGCCCTTGCCATCGGGGCGTATACCGGCCAACTTGCTCTGGACCAGGGAGAAATATTTCTCCAACGCTGCATCGACTGCCTCCCAAGGTGAGGTAGCCCACCAATCAAACTGAGGATCGTAGGACGAATAGAACTTGAACATCTCGGCAAGGTGGCTACGAAGCTCGCTGATGACTTTGGATGCCTTGTAAGCGTTGGTCTTGCTGGTCTTTACCTTTCCATCCTCGACCTCTTGATGTACCTTGTCGACCAACTTTTTCACATCGTTGAGTTTGCTTGCAATGTGCTCGGGGCGAATGGGTTTGACGCGCTCTCGATGCTCACATAGAGACACAATGATGGCTGCGAACGGTAGCAATGGTGCCCTGCTCTTATCTGCGTCCTGATCAGACTTCAGCCGCGCCCTGCACTGCCTTAAAAAATTACGCAACAAAATGTAGTCGACTTTATCCTGTTGATTCAGCGCATCAAACTCAACGTGGCTGAGGGACTCTAGTTCATCGGCGCAGAATCTATCCAGGCGGCTCCGTCGCGTGGGTGATATGGAAATGTTGTAGAAGGTATAAATTTCGCCCAAGTCTGCTTGCACTCTGCGAATACGGTCTGCCGTTGATTCAGTCCCGTCACTGCTTGGTTTTGGGAGCGAAACCCAGACTGATTCCATGTTCATACCGGAAGGGGGAGTCCCTAGATGATGCGCCATGGTGGGCAAAAAAGACGTGGTAGGTGAATGCGGTTACAAGGCCAAACTGTATTCTGTGCGGGGCTGAAGCTTAAAAGAAGGCTGgcctttaaaaaaaaacatgggATGAACGTAAACTAACTGAAGTCGATGGGAATGGGTGAGGAGGAGTtgtctggtgttgatggTCTTGGCGGCACTAGTCGGCCGTTGGCAGGGAGTTGACAAGGAAGCCACAACCGTCTGGCGGAATTGATCAAATGGTTGATGGGGTACCATAGCCAGGCGCGCCAGTCGAGCACCTTGGGGAATGACACGGCGGGCTACGATTGGCCAATGACGATGGTCCTTCGGGCGGCCATCGTGTCGGAGTCAACCATGCGCCACTTTTACCCCGTAATGCTGACCCGATCCCGGCCCGGATCTCCGGTCTAATGCCGAGATGCCAAGTGACGCATTACCAAACACCTTGGcgccctttttcttttcccaaTCTCAAACTTTACAAACAAGAAACTACATTCTCCAGTCTCCCACCcagcacggagtacacatgTTCAAATGACGCAAGTACCACTGCCCGAGCCAAACTGACCATGTCATTGCCGCAATTTcgcaccgccgccgcgcgTCTGCAGTTCCGCGCCTTGCGACAGCGAACCCAACTCCGAGCGCAATCGACATCTACAAATACCAACAAGGCCGCAGAACCAGCCCCGACAAAGACGCCAACCGCTTCGGCCACCGCGTCCCCATCTCTGCCGCCCATCTGGCAGCGTCTGGGACCCCTGACCACAGCCGCCAATGCCTACAGTCGATCGCAGCGAAAACGCCCGTACACGACGCAAATCGCAGGCGCACTAGTCATCTACCTCTTCGCCGACCTGAGTGCCCAGCGCATCGGCGGAAGGGAACACGACCCCAAGAGGACAGCGCGGATGCTTCTTATAGGactcgccgctgccgttCCATACTTTCACTGGTAAGAATCATCCCTACTTGCCGTCTGGTCCCGTTTTGTCTCGCCCCAGGTCACTTACTCGCCTTGCCCCTTCAGGTTCCGCTTCCTAAGTAACAACTTCAACTACGCGTCCAAAACGCTGTCCATAGCTACCAAGGTCGCCCTCAACCAGCTCTGCTTCACGCCCACCTTTAGCACGTACTTTTTTGGCGCGCAGGCCCTCCTGTCCGGGGAGTCGTTGGAGGCGACGGTCCAGCGGATTCGGGATACCGTCCCCACCAGCTGGCTCAACTCGTTCAAGGTGTGGCCTGCGACTGtcgccttctccatggcctttttGCCGTTTGAGTTTCGGAGTATTTTCTCGGGCGTCGTGGCCGTCGGGTGGCAGACGTACTTGAGCTATCTGAACAGACAAgccgagctgctggaggaggctaGGACGTTGGCCAGGGGGACAGCAGACGCGGAGAAGGTGGTCGTGGCGGCTGTTCAGGAGCGTCAGGAGCGGCAGGCTacgtcggcagcggcagcgtaGGAAGAGTTTTGTACATGTTTTCAGCTTCTCTGGTTGTATAGATGCGGCATGGCGTTACGGGAAGAAGATTTAGATTTAGACGGGAACTGGTCCATCCTCACAAAGTATAGAATTATGGAAATAGAGCCAAACTAACGCCCTTCTTCATTTTCATCATGATACCCTGCTCACGGCAGAGCGGCCACCTTGTCGTGTCCCGTTCTGCCCAATTTCACATAACAATTCGTCGGCAGATTGAAGAGCCTCTCCGTAATATCCCACCCGCTCAGGGACGCTTCTACCTCCTGAAGTTCAAAGTTCCAAAGCAGCAGTGCCATGGTGGTCTTTAGTTGAAGAAGTGCCAGCTTTTTGCCGAAACACTGGCGAGGTCCCGCTGAAAAGGCAAGATTCGGCCCAGCATAAGGGTTAAACACTCGGACGCCATCGCTGCCATCTCTACTTTCGACCTTGAGCCACCTCTCTGGCTTGTACCCTCCAATGTCATCTCCCCAAGCAGGGATGCGGTCTTTGGCTTGCCTACAAGCAGCCGTTCGACTTGGCTCTGAAACGGGAACCGCAGGTTCTGTCAAAGAAGGCCCGGTCAATGACAACAGGATATCCGTTCCCTTGGGGATGCTATACCCAAGTATTTGAGTATCGCACGTCGCCGTTCGAGAGATGAGGGTAGCAACGGAGGCTATTCGAAGTGACTCTTCCACGACGGCATCAAAGTACGGCACTGATGTGGATGATATTTCTTCAGCCGTTGGCCAACGGCCCTCTTCGACTGCTCTGGGGAAGGCCTGGCGCAGGGCTTGTCTCAGCCGTGACTGCACATCTTGAAAGCATTGCATGTGTTTGGTCCACCAGGACAGCACAGTGGCTATGCTATCATGTCCCCCTAGTAAATATCCCAGAACCTGATAGCCTCTTAGCGACTTGTCACCAGTTGATGAAACGTCTCAAATCCATACCTCGTCTCGGATGGCTGGGGAAAAAAAGTCTGGTGCTCTACCGGCCCTGGAAGATGCCATCATTTCTCGATGGAGAAGGTGATCCAAAGCACTTTTGGGCGTGTATTGGTCACCAAGAGAGGATATCCTCCTCAGGGCCTGTTCAGTTTGTTTCCGAATCAGCCTCCGTCTATTCCAGTGAGCCCGGGCGTGTTTCGGGCTCAGCAGTGCAAGTCGCTGGGATAGTGTAGGGAAGAAGCTCTTTTGTGCAATTGCTACCATTTCGGGAATATCGAGTATCGATTCCAAGTAGGCATCGGTAGGAGCGGTTGGAAATCGTGCGACAACACCCAATCCCCAATGCTCAACAGGTTTGAATCCCTCGATGTGG from Metarhizium brunneum chromosome 2, complete sequence includes these protein-coding regions:
- the sym-1 gene encoding Protein sym-1, yielding MSLPQFRTAAARLQFRALRQRTQLRAQSTSTNTNKAAEPAPTKTPTASATASPSLPPIWQRLGPLTTAANAYSRSQRKRPYTTQIAGALVIYLFADLSAQRIGGREHDPKRTARMLLIGLAAAVPYFHWFRFLSNNFNYASKTLSIATKVALNQLCFTPTFSTYFFGAQALLSGESLEATVQRIRDTVPTSWLNSFKVWPATVAFSMAFLPFEFRSIFSGVVAVGWQTYLSYLNRQAELLEEARTLARGTADAEKVVVAAVQERQERQATSAAAA
- the TRI13_1 gene encoding Cytochrome P450 monooxygenase TRI13, yielding MKLHVDMLAGLVDNTSLLGILLATLALYLGYFTLRPVPIPGIPYNEDAVMRAFGDLKAMKSAKYRRRWIWSQPREHGTVIYQLFLFPFRRPTVIVSDYREAVDICSRRVKEFDRGTRNRECVGITAPNFHFTMESRDPRFRHHRELLRDLMTPWFLETVATPRVYENAVALVHLWGIKELKALERPFSANHDLYLSTLDTICAVAFGMDREMSAVGHQTRHIEGFKPVEHWGLGVVARFPTAPTDAYLESILDIPEMVAIAQKSFFPTLSQRLALLSPKHARAHWNRRRLIRKQTEQALRRISSLGDQYTPKSALDHLLHREMMASSRAGRAPDFFSPAIRDEVLGYLLGGHDSIATVLSWWTKHMQCFQDVQSRLRQALRQAFPRAVEEGRWPTAEEISSTSVPYFDAVVEESLRIASVATLISRTATCDTQILGYSIPKGTDILLSLTGPSLTEPAVPVSEPSRTAACRQAKDRIPAWGDDIGGYKPERWLKVESRDGSDGVRVFNPYAGPNLAFSAGPRQCFGKKLALLQLKTTMALLLWNFELQEVEASLSGWDITERLFNLPTNCYVKLGRTGHDKVAALP